The Flavipsychrobacter sp. genome contains the following window.
CCACAAATATCTAAAAAGACAGCAATGTCTTTAGCCTTCGATTTGAAAATAGGGGATAGTGCTCGTACAGAGTTATTTACAATGAATATTGTAGGTTTTTCAGATAGGGTGAATTCTATATTAGTACCCAAGACCTTTTTAGATTATGGTAATGATGCTTTTGCTCCAGATGTTGTAACTCGTCCTTCTCGTTTGATATTAAAAGTAAAAGACCCCTCTGATCAACAGTTTGTAGATTTTCTGAAGAATAGAAATTATGTGACCAATTCTGAATTGCTAAGATGGAATAAACTAAGAGGGATAATAGAAGTAGTAGGGTATACTACTGGTGTAATAGCATTGTTATTATTAGTAGTAGCAATATTTGTTTATCGCCTATTCGTAACGTTGAGGATGAAGGGTATATCAGACTCGCTAAACTTGCTTATTGTACTAGGGTATAGTCCGCGTTTTTTACAATTGTTTGTTTTAAAACGTATAGTGTTCATTTTAGTGCCCGTATTTGCAGCATCAGGTGCTTTCGCCATATTAGCACAACAACATGTTGCTAACTGGCTTAAAGGATTTAAACTAGAGATACCGACATTCCCTAGTTGGCCAGTTTGGGTGGTGTTGTTTTTGAGTTATGTAACTATTGTATTGCTTGTATTAAGAGCAACGGCTAAGGCTATAAAGCAGAAGCATGTTTAATCATAAAGAGAAATAAGCTTACGAACAGTATTCCTGTTTCTTGATGTAGCAAATACTTTTAGCTTGCTCTCTATTAGCTTGTTGGTCATTTTGGTCTTCCCCTTATTTTTATAACATAGGTAGTATAACTCTTGTCCAATTATTTTACACTCCTCTATATCGTTGTTGTATGAGTAGAGCAATTCTATTTGTTCCTTTTCAGGCATAGCTGATAAGAAATTGGTATAGACTGCAACTGTTTTGTCTACTTCTATATGTTGGTAAGGGTCTTGTTGGTCAGTCTTTTTCAACTCTTCCATAGATCGTACAATTACTTCCACTTCAAAATTGAGTTGCTCTAAAAGATGTTTTTCTATCTTTTTTGCTAGTGTCTCATTTT
Protein-coding sequences here:
- a CDS encoding DUF1697 domain-containing protein, encoding MAKYIAFFRAINVSGSRIIKMELLRETISSMGFKNIATYIQSGNLYFETRTSKNETLAKKIEKHLLEQLNFEVEVIVRSMEELKKTDQQDPYQHIEVDKTVAVYTNFLSAMPEKEQIELLYSYNNDIEECKIIGQELYYLCYKNKGKTKMTNKLIESKLKVFATSRNRNTVRKLISLYD